One segment of Streptomyces bathyalis DNA contains the following:
- a CDS encoding IclR family transcriptional regulator: protein MPPSGSGMRAVLTTLRVLETVAELQPVGVSAIARASGIPKSSVHRCLVTLREAEWLTTSRGDRTLWVLTGRALSVGIHAPAELGLREAALPVMRDLRDETHETIHLSGYGGEQELIVIDRMDSEEPVRTWVRLGTRVPLHASCSGRAILGHLRDAEVERLLAGKLERFSEATPPDLAAVLEDLRRVRELGYATNDGAWRPGVGAVGAALVDPRGRPVGALAVSVPVQRYHAERGRKLGPLAAAAARRISASLPPG from the coding sequence ATGCCACCGTCCGGCAGCGGGATGCGTGCCGTCCTCACAACTCTGCGCGTCCTGGAGACAGTTGCTGAGCTGCAGCCCGTGGGTGTCTCGGCGATCGCGAGGGCGTCGGGGATTCCGAAGAGTTCCGTGCACCGCTGTCTGGTCACGTTGCGCGAAGCGGAATGGCTGACCACGTCCCGCGGCGACCGGACGCTGTGGGTGCTGACCGGCCGGGCACTGTCCGTCGGCATCCACGCCCCCGCCGAACTCGGCCTGCGGGAGGCCGCGTTGCCGGTGATGCGGGATCTGCGGGACGAGACGCACGAGACCATCCACCTCTCCGGCTACGGCGGCGAGCAGGAACTGATCGTCATCGACCGGATGGACAGCGAGGAGCCGGTGCGCACCTGGGTGCGTCTGGGAACGCGGGTACCGCTGCACGCGAGCTGCAGCGGCCGGGCGATCCTCGGCCACCTACGTGACGCGGAGGTGGAGCGACTGCTGGCGGGGAAACTGGAACGCTTCTCGGAAGCGACTCCCCCCGACCTGGCGGCGGTGCTCGAAGACCTGCGCCGGGTGCGCGAGTTGGGTTACGCGACGAACGACGGCGCGTGGCGCCCCGGCGTCGGGGCCGTCGGCGCGGCGCTCGTGGATCCACGGGGCCGGCCGGTCGGCGCGCTCGCGGTCTCCGTGCCCGTTCAGCGGTACCACGCGGAACGGGGCCGCAAGCTCGGGCCGCTGGCGGCAGCGGCGGCGCGGCGCATCAGCGCGAGCCTGCCGCCGGGCTGA
- a CDS encoding L-fucose/L-arabinose isomerase family protein — protein MAGKAPVRRPRIGLVAGGLGAYWPQFPDLLPQLRRSAARVAERMGEFDADVVDAGFVSDAQEGAQAAEKLRAADCDLIVGFLTTYMTATMLVPVAQRSGAPVLLINLQPTEAMDHATFDTGQWLAYCGACPLPEMANAFERVGVEFRSVSGYLEDERAWRRIEGWVRAAGVRGALRSSRHGLMGHLYPGMYDVSTDLTMVPASFGGHVEVLEFDDLRVRVEGVGEKETAARVAEAKEIFELDASVDEDDLAWAARVSAGLDRLVDDFGLDSLAYFHRGLDGEVHERLGAGMILGASLLTARGIPAAGEYELRTSLAMLICERLGAPGSFTEFQALNFRDGVVEMGHDGPAHLGLGGRRPLLRGLGVYHGKRGWGVSVECTARHGPVTLVGVGQTRDGRYRLVAAEGEAVPGPLLKIGNTTSRVDFGCDPGEWTDAWSASGVGHHWALATGELLPGLRALAGLTGLELTEVRPG, from the coding sequence ATGGCCGGTAAAGCGCCCGTCCGCCGACCCAGGATCGGCCTCGTCGCCGGTGGGCTGGGTGCGTACTGGCCCCAATTTCCGGACCTGCTGCCCCAGTTGCGCCGGTCCGCCGCCCGCGTCGCCGAGCGGATGGGCGAGTTCGACGCAGACGTCGTCGACGCCGGGTTCGTCTCCGACGCGCAGGAGGGGGCACAGGCCGCGGAGAAGCTGCGGGCAGCCGACTGCGACCTCATCGTCGGCTTCCTGACCACCTACATGACGGCGACGATGCTGGTGCCCGTCGCCCAGCGCAGCGGCGCGCCCGTGCTGCTGATCAACCTCCAGCCGACCGAGGCCATGGACCACGCGACCTTCGACACCGGGCAGTGGCTCGCCTACTGCGGCGCCTGCCCGCTGCCGGAGATGGCCAACGCCTTCGAGCGCGTCGGCGTCGAATTCCGTTCCGTCTCCGGGTACTTGGAGGACGAGCGTGCTTGGCGGCGCATCGAGGGCTGGGTACGCGCGGCGGGAGTCCGCGGAGCACTGCGCTCCTCCCGTCACGGTCTGATGGGGCATCTCTACCCCGGCATGTACGACGTCTCGACGGATCTGACGATGGTGCCCGCCTCCTTCGGCGGCCACGTCGAGGTGCTGGAGTTCGACGATCTGCGGGTCAGGGTCGAGGGCGTGGGGGAGAAGGAGACCGCCGCCCGCGTCGCCGAGGCGAAGGAGATCTTCGAACTCGACGCCTCCGTCGACGAGGACGACCTGGCCTGGGCCGCACGCGTATCGGCCGGACTCGACCGCCTCGTCGACGACTTCGGCCTGGACTCCCTCGCGTACTTCCACCGCGGACTGGACGGAGAGGTCCACGAGAGGCTCGGAGCGGGGATGATCCTCGGCGCCTCGCTGCTCACCGCCCGCGGCATCCCCGCCGCCGGAGAGTACGAGTTGCGCACCTCGCTGGCCATGCTGATCTGCGAACGCCTCGGCGCGCCCGGCTCGTTCACCGAGTTCCAGGCGCTGAACTTCCGCGACGGCGTGGTCGAGATGGGCCACGACGGCCCCGCACACCTCGGCCTGGGCGGACGCCGCCCGCTGCTGCGCGGGCTCGGCGTCTACCACGGCAAGCGCGGCTGGGGTGTGTCCGTCGAATGCACCGCGCGGCACGGGCCCGTCACGCTCGTCGGCGTCGGTCAGACCCGCGACGGCCGCTACCGTCTCGTTGCCGCCGAGGGCGAGGCCGTCCCCGGGCCCCTGCTGAAGATCGGCAACACCACCTCCCGCGTCGACTTCGGCTGCGACCCCGGCGAATGGACCGACGCCTGGAGCGCGAGCGGAGTCGGCCACCACTGGGCACTTGCCACGGGTGAACTGCTGCCCGGACTACGTGCGTTGGCCGGTCTGACCGGGCTGGAACTGACCGAGGTACGCCCTGGATGA
- a CDS encoding CaiB/BaiF CoA transferase family protein → MTPHAAPRGRLPLEGITVVAVEQAVAAPFATRQLADLGARVIKVERPDGGDFARGYDQVVNGESSAFLWLNRGKESVQLDLKDPAAVGDLHLLLDRADVVVANLAPAALDRLGLDAASLRQRHPGLIVCLISGYAPGGPLAEKKAYDALIQAETGVMSLTGTPGAPAKVGVSIADIAAGSHAFSGVLAAVRHRDMTGEALPVQVSLFDALTEWMAHPLYYTLHSGNAPVPMGTSHPAIAPYGAFTAADGTSLLIAVQNEREWVRLCVDVLDAPALAEDVRFRSNTARVAERTALDAELAARFAEQTTQTVTARLDAAAIAWARMTTLTDLPSHPELAREGRWMETPTPGGTVRTLRPPGMPGGRTAEGRALPALGAHTASVLAELHAAEGES, encoded by the coding sequence ATGACGCCGCACGCCGCGCCGCGCGGCAGGCTCCCGCTGGAGGGCATCACCGTCGTCGCGGTCGAGCAGGCCGTCGCCGCCCCGTTCGCCACTCGCCAGCTCGCGGACCTCGGCGCCCGCGTGATCAAGGTGGAGCGCCCGGACGGCGGCGACTTCGCGCGCGGCTACGACCAGGTGGTGAACGGCGAGTCCAGCGCGTTCCTCTGGCTCAACCGGGGCAAGGAGTCCGTACAGCTCGACCTCAAGGACCCCGCAGCGGTGGGCGACCTGCATCTGCTGCTCGATCGCGCCGACGTCGTCGTCGCCAACCTGGCCCCGGCCGCCCTCGACCGTCTCGGCCTCGACGCCGCGTCACTGAGGCAGCGCCACCCCGGCCTCATCGTCTGCCTCATCTCCGGCTACGCGCCCGGCGGGCCACTCGCCGAGAAGAAGGCCTACGACGCGCTGATCCAGGCGGAGACGGGCGTAATGTCGCTGACGGGCACACCCGGAGCGCCCGCGAAGGTCGGCGTCTCCATCGCGGACATCGCCGCGGGGAGCCACGCGTTCAGCGGCGTGCTGGCCGCCGTCCGCCACCGCGACATGACCGGCGAGGCGCTGCCCGTCCAGGTCTCGCTCTTCGACGCGCTCACCGAATGGATGGCGCACCCGCTGTACTACACCCTCCACTCGGGCAACGCGCCCGTTCCGATGGGGACTTCGCACCCCGCGATCGCCCCGTACGGCGCCTTCACGGCGGCGGACGGCACCTCGCTGCTGATCGCCGTGCAGAACGAGCGCGAGTGGGTGCGGCTCTGCGTGGACGTTCTGGATGCTCCCGCGCTCGCCGAGGATGTCCGCTTCCGTTCCAACACCGCGCGTGTCGCCGAACGCACGGCGCTCGACGCCGAGTTGGCCGCACGCTTCGCCGAACAGACCACGCAGACGGTGACCGCGCGGCTGGACGCCGCCGCAATCGCCTGGGCGCGGATGACCACTCTCACCGACCTGCCGTCCCATCCCGAACTCGCCCGCGAAGGACGCTGGATGGAGACCCCCACCCCGGGCGGCACCGTTCGCACCCTGCGTCCGCCCGGCATGCCCGGCGGACGCACCGCCGAGGGCCGCGCACTGCCCGCGCTCGGCGCCCACACCGCTTCCGTACTCGCCGAACTGCACGCTGCCGAGGGGGAGTCATGA
- a CDS encoding secondary thiamine-phosphate synthase enzyme YjbQ, producing the protein MTEALQTNVLHITTGSGESVTDLTRECESFLSGVAQGRDGLLNVFVPHATAGIAILETGAGSDDDLLAALRDLLPADDRWRHRHGSPGHGRDHVLPAIVPPHATLPVIGGRLELGTWQSVCLVDTNGDNPHRRVRLSFLG; encoded by the coding sequence ATGACCGAGGCACTTCAGACCAACGTCCTGCACATCACCACCGGCTCGGGCGAGAGCGTCACCGACCTCACCCGCGAGTGCGAGTCCTTCCTCAGCGGCGTGGCGCAGGGCAGGGACGGCCTGCTCAACGTCTTCGTCCCGCATGCCACAGCGGGCATCGCCATTCTGGAGACGGGCGCCGGCAGCGACGACGACCTGCTCGCCGCCCTCCGCGACCTGCTGCCGGCCGACGACCGCTGGCGGCACCGGCACGGCAGTCCGGGCCACGGCCGGGACCATGTGCTGCCCGCGATCGTTCCCCCGCACGCCACGCTGCCGGTCATCGGCGGGAGGCTGGAGCTGGGCACCTGGCAGTCGGTGTGCCTCGTCGACACCAACGGGGACAACCCGCACCGCCGGGTCAGGCTCAGCTTCCTGGGGTGA
- a CDS encoding LacI family DNA-binding transcriptional regulator, with the protein MNGRQVDIKQVARAAGVSVGTVSNVINRPDAVSETTRARVLSTIQRLGYVRSESARQLRAGRSRIIALLVLDMANPFFVDVAGGAERAAREAGLGVMLCNSGQSASEEADYLSLFAEQRVRGVLVTPADTTGGNLARFQRHGIPYVFVDRFEDDHRRCSVSVDDVLGGELAVAHLVGQGHRDIAYVSGPMQLPQCRDRHTGALRALRETGGAADLRQVEAGRLDVAAGRDAGARLLGMSPRPSGVFCANDLLALGVLQALYGAGVSVPGEVALVGYDDIEFAAAAAVPLTSVRQPAFRMGRAAADLLIEETGEEAEGHEHQRIVLQPELVVRRSTLGGPRR; encoded by the coding sequence ATGAACGGCCGCCAGGTGGACATCAAGCAGGTCGCGCGTGCGGCCGGCGTCTCGGTCGGGACGGTCTCCAACGTCATCAACAGACCGGACGCCGTCTCGGAGACGACGCGCGCCCGCGTGCTGTCCACCATCCAGCGACTGGGGTATGTGCGCAGTGAGTCGGCGCGTCAGTTGCGTGCGGGGCGAAGCCGGATCATCGCGTTGCTGGTGCTGGACATGGCGAATCCGTTCTTCGTGGATGTGGCGGGTGGTGCGGAGCGTGCGGCGCGGGAGGCGGGTCTGGGGGTGATGTTGTGCAACAGCGGGCAGAGCGCGTCGGAGGAGGCGGATTATCTGTCGTTGTTCGCGGAGCAGCGTGTGCGGGGTGTGCTGGTCACGCCGGCGGATACCACGGGCGGCAATCTCGCCCGCTTCCAGCGGCACGGCATCCCCTACGTGTTCGTCGACCGCTTCGAGGACGACCACCGGCGCTGCTCCGTCTCCGTCGACGACGTGCTCGGGGGAGAACTGGCCGTCGCACACCTCGTAGGCCAGGGGCACCGTGACATCGCCTACGTCAGCGGCCCGATGCAGCTGCCCCAGTGCCGCGACCGCCACACCGGCGCACTGCGCGCACTGCGGGAGACGGGCGGTGCCGCGGACCTGCGTCAGGTGGAGGCGGGTCGGTTGGATGTGGCGGCGGGGAGGGATGCGGGGGCGCGGTTGCTGGGGATGTCTCCGCGTCCGTCGGGGGTGTTCTGTGCGAATGACTTGTTGGCGTTGGGGGTGTTGCAGGCGTTGTACGGGGCGGGGGTTTCGGTGCCGGGGGAGGTGGCGTTGGTGGGGTATGACGACATCGAGTTCGCTGCTGCTGCGGCGGTGCCGTTGACGTCGGTGCGGCAGCCTGCGTTCCGTATGGGTCGTGCTGCGGCGGATCTCTTGATCGAGGAGACGGGGGAGGAGGCGGAGGGGCATGAGCATCAGCGGATCGTCCTCCAGCCCGAACTCGTCGTCCGCCGCTCCACTCTCGGCGGTCCCCGGCGCTGA
- a CDS encoding HpcH/HpaI aldolase/citrate lyase family protein, whose amino-acid sequence MDVGRTLLFVPGDRPDRIAKALASEADAVAVDFEDAVGEAAKDSARALTTEALARLVPIGSPRSGPAVHVRINALETPEAEADLAAVSSLLGTVRLDGLIVPKADSVGRLAALDGRLTSAEEAAGTEHGQLSLLPVVESAAGVLASAGVAAAGPRVRGVLFGTLDLAAELGVRPSVEGRELLHARSQLVLAARAAGLSWILDGPYAALDDEDGLVRSTLAGRELGFTGRVVLHPRQVAPVRKAFAPTETELAHAREVLAAYHDASERGVGAVRLSDGSFVDRPVVARAKALLREAGQDDGEARP is encoded by the coding sequence ATGGACGTCGGACGGACGTTGCTGTTCGTTCCCGGCGACCGCCCCGACCGGATCGCGAAGGCCCTGGCGAGCGAGGCCGATGCCGTGGCCGTCGACTTCGAGGACGCAGTCGGGGAGGCGGCGAAGGACTCCGCGCGCGCTCTCACGACGGAAGCGCTCGCCCGCCTCGTGCCGATCGGGTCCCCACGCTCCGGTCCCGCCGTCCATGTCCGTATCAACGCCCTGGAGACCCCCGAGGCGGAAGCGGACCTCGCGGCGGTCTCCTCCCTGCTCGGCACGGTGCGCCTGGACGGCCTGATCGTGCCCAAGGCCGACTCCGTCGGTCGGCTCGCCGCACTCGACGGAAGGCTCACCTCCGCCGAGGAGGCGGCGGGCACGGAGCACGGGCAGCTGTCGCTGCTGCCCGTCGTGGAGAGCGCCGCGGGGGTGCTCGCCTCCGCCGGTGTCGCCGCCGCCGGGCCTCGCGTGCGGGGTGTGCTGTTCGGCACGCTCGACCTGGCGGCCGAACTGGGCGTGCGTCCCAGCGTCGAAGGACGCGAACTGCTCCACGCCCGCTCGCAGTTGGTGCTCGCGGCCCGTGCCGCGGGGCTGTCCTGGATCCTGGACGGACCGTATGCGGCCCTGGATGACGAGGACGGCCTCGTGCGGTCCACGCTCGCCGGCCGCGAACTCGGCTTCACCGGGCGCGTGGTGCTCCATCCCCGTCAAGTCGCTCCCGTCCGCAAGGCGTTCGCCCCCACGGAGACCGAACTCGCCCACGCCCGCGAGGTTCTGGCCGCCTACCACGACGCGTCGGAGCGCGGGGTCGGGGCGGTGCGGCTGAGCGACGGGTCCTTCGTCGACCGGCCGGTGGTCGCCCGCGCCAAGGCGCTGCTGCGCGAGGCCGGACAGGACGACGGGGAGGCCCGCCCATGA
- a CDS encoding MaoC family dehydratase has protein sequence MTTHTGWQGRYYEDFVVGDVFEHPLGRTVTTTDNIWFTLLTQNTAPLHFDHEYARRTEFGKPLVNSAFTLALVAGQSVTDVSQNVFANLGWDEITLPHPVFEGDTIHSRSSVLRARESASRPGLGVVTVRTTGFKQTGEAVIEFTRTLLVYKRGHGPRHDGPEQPMGHEGEGR, from the coding sequence ATGACGACGCACACCGGCTGGCAGGGCCGCTACTACGAGGACTTCGTCGTCGGCGACGTCTTCGAGCACCCGCTGGGCCGCACCGTGACGACGACCGACAACATCTGGTTCACCCTGCTCACGCAGAACACCGCCCCGCTCCACTTCGACCACGAGTACGCACGGCGCACCGAGTTCGGAAAACCGCTCGTCAACTCGGCCTTTACGCTGGCGCTCGTCGCGGGGCAGAGCGTCACCGACGTCTCCCAGAACGTCTTCGCCAACCTCGGCTGGGACGAAATCACTCTGCCCCACCCGGTGTTCGAGGGCGACACCATCCACTCGCGGTCCAGCGTGCTGCGGGCGAGGGAGTCCGCCTCACGCCCGGGCCTCGGCGTCGTCACGGTGCGGACCACCGGGTTCAAGCAGACCGGTGAAGCCGTCATCGAGTTCACCAGGACGCTGCTGGTCTACAAGCGGGGTCACGGCCCACGGCACGACGGCCCCGAACAGCCCATGGGCCACGAGGGGGAGGGACGGTGA
- a CDS encoding NAD(P)-binding domain-containing protein, translating into MGNEVAVVVIGAGQAGLSTAFHLRRLGYEPGRDFVVLDHAERPGGAWQFRWPTLTYGKVHGMHALPGLELAGADPGRRSSEVIGEYFAAYERTFGLAVRRPVHVRAVREDGGGRLRVETSAGAWSARAVISATGTWDRPFWPRWPGQETFLGRQLHTATYPGPDSAAFTGKRVVVIGGGTSAVQHLLEISEVAAETAWVTRREPSFRDGPFAEDQGRAAVALVDRRVRQGLPPGSVVSVTGLPLTDEMARARERGVLVRQPMFERIAPDGVEWSDGRRMEADTLLWATGFRPAVGHLAPLRLREPGGGIRMDGTRVAADPRIHLVGYGPSASTVGANRAGRTAAREVDRLLRGEASRPPTKATEDRPTAAPEYERGNDLSPEGVAAADSAPR; encoded by the coding sequence ATGGGGAACGAGGTTGCGGTCGTGGTGATCGGTGCGGGGCAGGCGGGCCTGTCCACCGCCTTTCACCTGCGGCGTCTCGGCTACGAGCCGGGGCGGGACTTCGTGGTTCTGGACCACGCGGAGCGTCCCGGCGGCGCCTGGCAGTTCCGCTGGCCCACGCTGACGTACGGCAAGGTGCACGGCATGCACGCGCTCCCGGGCCTGGAGCTGGCCGGGGCCGATCCGGGGCGCCGCTCGTCGGAGGTGATCGGCGAGTACTTCGCGGCGTACGAGCGGACCTTCGGTCTGGCGGTGCGGCGTCCGGTCCATGTACGGGCGGTGCGTGAGGACGGCGGCGGTCGGCTGCGTGTGGAGACCTCGGCGGGGGCCTGGTCGGCCCGGGCCGTGATCAGTGCGACGGGCACCTGGGACCGCCCGTTCTGGCCCCGCTGGCCGGGCCAGGAGACCTTCCTCGGGCGGCAGCTGCACACGGCCACCTATCCGGGGCCCGACTCCGCGGCCTTCACCGGGAAGCGCGTCGTCGTGATCGGCGGCGGCACGTCGGCCGTACAGCATCTGCTGGAGATATCGGAGGTTGCGGCGGAGACGGCTTGGGTGACGCGCCGCGAACCCTCCTTCCGTGACGGCCCGTTCGCCGAGGACCAGGGGCGCGCTGCCGTGGCTCTCGTGGACCGGCGTGTCCGGCAGGGCCTGCCGCCGGGCAGCGTCGTCTCCGTGACGGGGCTGCCTCTGACCGACGAGATGGCCAGGGCCCGCGAGCGCGGCGTGCTTGTGCGGCAGCCGATGTTCGAACGGATCGCGCCCGACGGAGTCGAGTGGAGCGACGGGCGGCGGATGGAGGCCGACACGCTGTTGTGGGCCACCGGATTCCGGCCCGCCGTGGGCCACTTGGCGCCCCTGCGGCTGAGGGAGCCGGGCGGCGGCATCCGCATGGACGGCACGCGGGTGGCCGCGGATCCCCGCATCCACCTGGTCGGTTACGGGCCCTCGGCCAGCACGGTGGGCGCGAACCGTGCCGGCCGCACCGCTGCGCGGGAGGTGGACCGGCTGCTGCGGGGCGAGGCGTCGCGGCCGCCGACGAAGGCGACGGAGGACCGGCCGACGGCAGCGCCCGAGTACGAACGCGGAAACGATCTGTCACCCGAAGGCGTGGCGGCAGCGGATTCCGCGCCCCGGTGA
- a CDS encoding LLM class flavin-dependent oxidoreductase — translation MTSAPGYGLVLCSQFTSDDDVVARFAEQVEQVRFARDAGFSSVWATQHYLADPFQYLHPLAVLSRIVPESGDMRIGTAITLMALQNPVDIAEELATLDIISGGRLTVGAGLGYRDTEFDAFGVPRHARLRRFLDNLGLVRRLWTEDEVSFTGDHVELDRVRPVLRPVQRPHPPIWLAGHTDGALRRTARMGLPWIAAAAHVDRDYLQRQVALYRAACAEYGREEAPVQVLQEIYVGESDEAAVEDVRAAMTVKYAAYRAWGQDQVLPQSQSFDAEFDKLRKGRFILGGPAACRAQLADLITHVAPENILLRPQWPGMPQEKVMASLKRLTDEVLQ, via the coding sequence ATGACTTCGGCTCCCGGCTACGGGCTGGTGCTGTGCAGCCAGTTCACCTCCGATGACGACGTGGTGGCGCGCTTCGCCGAACAGGTGGAGCAGGTGCGCTTCGCCCGCGACGCCGGCTTCTCCTCCGTCTGGGCGACGCAGCACTACCTTGCCGACCCCTTCCAGTATCTGCACCCGCTCGCCGTGCTCTCGCGCATCGTCCCCGAGTCCGGCGACATGCGCATCGGCACGGCGATCACCCTCATGGCACTCCAGAACCCCGTCGACATCGCCGAGGAGCTGGCCACGCTCGACATCATCAGCGGTGGCCGCCTCACCGTCGGAGCCGGACTCGGCTACCGCGACACGGAGTTCGACGCCTTCGGCGTGCCCCGTCACGCGCGGCTGCGCCGCTTCCTGGACAACCTCGGCCTGGTGCGCCGACTTTGGACCGAGGACGAGGTGAGCTTCACCGGCGACCACGTCGAACTCGACCGCGTACGCCCCGTCCTGCGACCGGTGCAGCGCCCCCACCCACCCATCTGGCTCGCCGGGCACACCGACGGAGCGCTGCGCCGCACCGCGCGGATGGGGCTGCCCTGGATCGCGGCCGCGGCGCACGTCGACCGGGACTATCTGCAGCGTCAGGTCGCCCTCTACCGGGCCGCCTGCGCCGAGTACGGCCGCGAAGAGGCCCCCGTACAGGTGCTGCAGGAGATCTACGTCGGCGAGAGCGACGAGGCGGCCGTCGAGGACGTGCGTGCCGCGATGACCGTGAAGTACGCCGCCTACCGCGCCTGGGGCCAGGACCAGGTGCTGCCGCAGTCGCAGAGCTTCGACGCGGAATTCGACAAGCTGCGCAAGGGCCGCTTCATCCTCGGCGGCCCCGCCGCGTGCCGTGCGCAGCTCGCCGACCTCATCACACACGTGGCACCGGAGAACATCCTGCTCCGCCCGCAATGGCCCGGGATGCCGCAGGAGAAGGTCATGGCCAGCCTGAAACGCCTTACGGACGAGGTACTCCAATGA
- a CDS encoding LacI family DNA-binding transcriptional regulator: MVGIKDVARAAGVSVGTVSNVINRPQTVSSATRDRVRSAIRQLGYVRSESARQLRAGRSRIIALLVLDMANPFFVDVAGGAERAAREAGLGVMLCNSGQSASEEADYLSLFAEQRVRGVLVTPADTTGGNLARFQRYGIPYVSVDRVVPTAEGCSVSVDDVRGGELAARHLLQNGHESIVYVSGPMHLTQCQDRYTGVVNALREAGLREEDALRQVEAGRLDVAAGRDAGARLLGMSPRPSGVFCANDLLALGVLQALYGAGVSVPGEVALVGYDDIEFAAAAAVPLTSVRQPAFRMGRAAADLLIEETGEDAEGHEHQRIVLQPELVVRRSSIPVRT; encoded by the coding sequence ATGGTGGGCATCAAGGACGTGGCGCGTGCGGCCGGCGTCTCGGTCGGTACGGTCTCCAACGTCATCAACCGTCCCCAGACGGTCTCCTCGGCCACCCGTGACAGGGTCCGCTCGGCGATACGGCAACTGGGGTATGTGCGCAGTGAGTCGGCGCGTCAGTTGCGTGCGGGGCGGAGCCGGATCATCGCGTTGCTGGTGCTGGACATGGCGAATCCGTTTTTCGTGGATGTGGCGGGTGGTGCGGAGCGTGCGGCGCGGGAGGCGGGTCTGGGGGTGATGTTGTGCAACAGCGGGCAGAGCGCGTCGGAGGAGGCGGATTATCTGTCGTTGTTCGCGGAGCAGCGTGTGCGGGGTGTGCTGGTCACGCCGGCGGATACCACGGGTGGCAATCTCGCCCGCTTCCAGCGGTACGGCATTCCCTACGTCTCCGTCGACCGGGTCGTCCCCACCGCCGAGGGCTGCTCGGTCTCCGTCGACGACGTGCGCGGCGGTGAACTCGCGGCCCGTCACCTGCTCCAGAACGGGCACGAGAGCATCGTCTACGTCAGCGGTCCCATGCACCTCACCCAGTGCCAGGACCGGTACACCGGTGTCGTCAACGCCCTTCGCGAGGCGGGACTCCGCGAGGAGGACGCGCTGCGTCAGGTGGAGGCGGGTCGGTTGGATGTGGCGGCGGGGAGGGATGCGGGGGCGCGGTTGCTGGGGATGTCTCCGCGTCCGTCGGGGGTGTTCTGTGCGAATGACTTGTTGGCGTTGGGGGTGTTGCAGGCGTTGTACGGGGCGGGGGTTTCGGTGCCGGGGGAGGTGGCGTTGGTGGGGTATGACGACATCGAGTTCGCTGCTGCCGCGGCGGTGCCGTTGACGTCGGTGCGGCAGCCTGCGTTCCGTATGGGTCGTGCAGCGGCGGATCTGCTGATCGAGGAGACGGGGGAGGACGCGGAGGGGCATGAGCATCAGCGGATCGTGCTCCAGCCCGAACTCGTCGTCCGCCGCTCCAGCATTCCCGTGCGCACCTGA
- a CDS encoding acyl-CoA dehydrogenase family protein codes for MTSELRRDLRQLTDRICADYPDAYWQEVDAARRYPEEFVDALTGTGCLGALVPEEFGGLGLGLGDASVILEGINANGGNAGPVHAQLYTMGSLLRHGTEEQKRRYLPSIASGELRLQAFGVTEPTAGTDTTSIRTTAERTADGYVINGQKVFISRVQHSDLMLLLARTTPREQAAKKSEGMSLFLIDLREAEGVGLRPIRTMVNHETNEVFFDNVRVPADSLIGEEGRGFRYVLDGMNAERILIASECIGDGRWFVERASNYARQREVFGRPIGQNQGVQFPIARAHVNVEAADLMRWRACDLFDAGEPCGAEANMAKLLAADASWEAGNAALQTHGGYGFAAEYDIERKFRETRLYQVAPISTNLILAHIGQHVLKMPRSF; via the coding sequence GTGACCAGCGAACTCCGCCGCGATCTGAGGCAGTTGACCGACCGCATCTGTGCGGACTACCCGGACGCCTACTGGCAGGAGGTCGACGCCGCGCGCCGCTACCCCGAGGAGTTCGTCGACGCCCTCACGGGCACCGGCTGCCTCGGGGCGCTCGTGCCGGAGGAGTTCGGCGGGCTCGGGCTGGGCCTGGGCGACGCCTCCGTCATCCTCGAGGGCATCAACGCCAACGGCGGCAACGCCGGTCCTGTGCACGCCCAGCTCTACACGATGGGCTCGCTGCTGCGGCACGGCACCGAGGAGCAGAAGAGGCGTTATCTGCCCTCGATCGCCTCGGGCGAGCTGCGCCTTCAGGCTTTCGGCGTCACCGAACCGACCGCCGGCACCGACACCACCAGCATCCGCACCACCGCGGAACGCACCGCCGACGGCTACGTCATCAACGGCCAGAAGGTCTTCATCTCCCGCGTGCAGCACTCCGACCTGATGCTGCTGCTGGCCCGTACCACGCCCCGGGAGCAGGCGGCGAAGAAGTCCGAGGGGATGTCGCTGTTCCTGATCGACCTGCGCGAGGCGGAGGGCGTCGGTCTGCGCCCCATCCGCACGATGGTCAACCACGAGACGAACGAGGTCTTCTTCGACAACGTCCGGGTGCCCGCCGACAGCCTCATCGGCGAGGAGGGCCGGGGATTCCGCTACGTCCTCGACGGCATGAACGCCGAGCGCATCCTCATCGCCTCCGAATGCATCGGCGACGGCCGCTGGTTCGTGGAGCGTGCCTCGAACTACGCCCGCCAACGCGAGGTCTTCGGACGTCCCATCGGGCAGAACCAGGGCGTCCAGTTCCCCATCGCCAGAGCGCACGTCAACGTCGAGGCCGCCGACCTGATGCGGTGGCGTGCCTGCGACCTCTTCGACGCGGGCGAACCCTGCGGTGCCGAGGCCAACATGGCCAAACTGCTCGCGGCCGACGCCTCTTGGGAGGCGGGCAACGCCGCGCTCCAGACCCACGGCGGCTACGGCTTCGCCGCCGAGTACGACATCGAGCGCAAGTTCCGCGAGACGCGGCTCTACCAGGTCGCCCCGATCTCCACGAACCTCATCCTCGCCCACATCGGCCAGCACGTACTGAAGATGCCGCGGTCGTTCTGA